Proteins encoded together in one Streptomyces sp. B1I3 window:
- a CDS encoding ECF transporter S component, protein MTARPVRLGPRAVAALVLVGAVGVLSFGWPLLAGADFGRAHAQDAPWLFAALLVLLVGVVVATIADSGLDAKAVAMLGVLAAVGAALRPLGAGTAGLEPMFFLMVLSGRVLGPGFGFVLGSVTMFASALLTGGVGPWMPFQMLSMGWFTMGAGLLPGPERLRGRGELLMLAAYGFVAAFAYGTVMNLYGWTIVPGQASGISFVAGDPLQENLVRFLAYCVTTSLGWDLGRAVLTVALTFAVAPALLRALRRATRRAAFEARATFEAPATFEAEATPVTNKS, encoded by the coding sequence ATGACGGCACGGCCCGTGCGCCTCGGACCCCGTGCCGTCGCCGCGCTCGTCCTCGTCGGCGCGGTCGGCGTGCTCTCCTTCGGCTGGCCGCTCCTGGCCGGCGCCGATTTCGGCCGCGCCCACGCCCAGGACGCCCCCTGGCTGTTCGCCGCGCTCCTCGTGCTGCTCGTCGGTGTCGTCGTTGCGACGATCGCGGATTCGGGCCTGGACGCGAAGGCCGTGGCCATGCTGGGTGTCCTCGCGGCGGTCGGCGCCGCGCTGCGCCCGCTGGGCGCGGGAACGGCGGGCCTGGAGCCGATGTTCTTCCTGATGGTCCTGAGCGGCCGGGTACTGGGTCCGGGCTTCGGCTTCGTGCTCGGCTCGGTGACGATGTTCGCCTCGGCGCTGCTGACGGGCGGGGTGGGGCCCTGGATGCCGTTCCAGATGCTGTCGATGGGCTGGTTCACCATGGGCGCCGGTCTGCTGCCGGGCCCGGAGCGGCTGCGCGGCCGGGGCGAGCTGCTGATGCTCGCCGCGTACGGCTTCGTGGCGGCGTTCGCGTACGGCACGGTGATGAACCTCTACGGCTGGACGATCGTGCCGGGGCAGGCCTCCGGGATCTCCTTCGTCGCGGGCGACCCGCTGCAGGAGAACCTGGTCCGCTTCCTGGCGTACTGCGTGACCACGTCGCTCGGCTGGGACCTGGGCCGCGCGGTACTGACCGTGGCCCTGACGTTCGCCGTCGCCCCCGCCCTGCTCAGGGCTCTGCGGCGGGCCACCCGCCGTGCGGCCTTCGAGGCCCGCGCCACCTTCGAGGCCCCCGCCACCTTCGAGGCGGAAGCCACCCCCGTAACGAACAAGTCATAA
- a CDS encoding ABC transporter ATP-binding protein, with translation MIRFEQVSVRYEGAAHPTLSGVDLTVPEGELVLLVGPSGVGKSTLLNAVSGLVPHFTGGVLTGRVTVDGRDTRTHKPRELADLVGTVGQDPLAHFVTDTVEDELAYGMESLGLAPDVMRRRVEETLDLLGLAGLRDRPIATLSGGQQQRVAIGSVLTPHPKVLVLDEPTSALDPAAAEDVLAVLQRLVHDLGTTVLMAEHRLERVVQYADQVLLLPSPGTAPVMGAPADVMALSPVRPPVVALGRLAGWEPLPLSVRDARRRAGDLRERLARTGPPSREPSADTVVSPPPAPAATRPGRLGRLLGRRPARAVPVPVRGPVARAERLGVRRGRVEALRGVTLSVAPGEIMALMGRNGAGKSTLLTALVGMIEPTTGSVLVGGLQPSRTPPRDMVRRVGFVPQEPRDLLYAETVAAECTAADADAGAPAGSCRALVGELLPGVPDGTHPRDLSEGQRLALALALVLTARPPLLLLDEPTRGLDYAAKARLVGVLRRLAAEGRAVVLATHDVELAAELAHRVVILADGEVVADGPTRQVVVSSPAFAPQTSKILAPQGWLTVGQVHDALEDLAAPEDLA, from the coding sequence GTGATCCGGTTCGAGCAGGTCTCCGTGCGGTACGAGGGCGCCGCGCACCCCACTCTGTCGGGGGTCGACCTCACGGTCCCCGAGGGCGAACTCGTCCTGCTCGTCGGCCCGTCCGGAGTCGGCAAGTCGACTCTGCTGAACGCCGTCTCCGGCCTGGTTCCGCACTTCACGGGCGGTGTACTGACCGGCAGGGTCACGGTCGACGGCCGGGACACCCGGACCCACAAGCCGCGCGAACTCGCCGACCTCGTCGGCACGGTGGGACAGGACCCGCTCGCCCACTTCGTCACGGACACCGTCGAGGACGAACTGGCGTACGGCATGGAGTCCCTGGGCCTCGCTCCCGACGTGATGCGGCGGCGCGTGGAGGAGACGCTGGACCTGCTGGGTCTTGCCGGGCTGCGCGACCGGCCGATCGCCACGCTCTCCGGTGGTCAGCAGCAGCGTGTCGCGATCGGTTCGGTCCTCACCCCGCATCCGAAGGTCCTGGTCCTGGACGAGCCGACGTCCGCCCTGGACCCGGCGGCGGCCGAGGACGTGCTGGCGGTGCTCCAGCGGCTGGTGCACGACCTGGGCACGACCGTGCTCATGGCCGAGCACCGGCTGGAGCGCGTGGTGCAGTACGCCGACCAGGTGCTCCTGCTCCCGTCGCCGGGCACGGCCCCGGTGATGGGGGCGCCGGCGGACGTCATGGCCCTCTCGCCCGTCCGCCCGCCCGTGGTGGCCCTGGGTCGCCTGGCGGGCTGGGAGCCCCTGCCCCTCTCGGTGCGCGACGCCCGGCGCCGGGCCGGAGACCTCCGCGAGCGCCTGGCCCGGACCGGGCCGCCGTCGCGTGAGCCGTCGGCGGACACCGTCGTGTCCCCGCCCCCCGCGCCCGCGGCCACCCGGCCCGGACGGCTCGGCCGCCTGCTCGGCCGCCGGCCGGCCAGGGCCGTGCCGGTGCCCGTGCGGGGCCCCGTGGCCCGGGCCGAGCGGCTCGGGGTGCGGCGGGGGCGGGTGGAGGCACTGCGCGGAGTGACGCTGTCCGTCGCGCCGGGCGAGATCATGGCCCTGATGGGCCGCAACGGGGCGGGCAAGTCGACCCTGCTGACGGCTCTCGTCGGGATGATCGAGCCGACCACCGGTTCCGTCCTCGTCGGCGGTCTGCAGCCGTCCCGGACACCCCCGCGCGACATGGTGCGCCGGGTCGGGTTCGTACCGCAGGAGCCCCGCGACCTGCTGTACGCGGAGACGGTCGCCGCCGAGTGCACGGCGGCCGACGCCGACGCGGGCGCGCCCGCGGGCAGTTGCCGGGCGCTGGTCGGCGAGCTGCTTCCCGGGGTGCCGGACGGCACCCACCCCCGTGACCTCTCCGAAGGCCAGCGGCTCGCGCTCGCCCTGGCCCTGGTGCTCACCGCCCGGCCCCCGCTGCTCCTGCTGGACGAGCCGACGCGCGGCCTGGACTACGCGGCGAAGGCCAGGCTCGTCGGCGTGCTGCGGCGGCTGGCCGCCGAGGGCCGCGCCGTCGTCCTGGCCACGCACGACGTGGAACTGGCGGCGGAGCTGGCCCACCGGGTGGTGATCCTCGCCGACGGGGAGGTCGTCGCCGACGGCCCCACCCGGCAGGTCGTGGTCTCCTCGCCCGCGTTCGCCCCGCAGACCTCGAAGATCCTCGCGCCCCAGGGGTGGCTGACCGTGGGGCAGGTGCACGATGCCCTGGAGGATCTCGCCGCCCCGGAAGATCTCGCATGA
- a CDS encoding energy-coupling factor transporter transmembrane component T, translating into MTRSTGTARLHRALRAPAATRANALPAGAWWLWALGLATAASRTTNPLLLGLLVGVAGYVVAARRTDAPWARSYGAFVKLGLFVVGVRLVFSVVLGSPLPGTHTLFTLPELPLPHWAQGIRIGGRVTAEQVVFALYDGAKLATLLICVGAANSLANPARLLKSLPGALYEAGVAVVVAMTFAPNMVADVVRLRTARRLRGRPTGGIGAVLQIGLPVIEGALERSVAVAASMDARGYGRTAPVPPAVRHTTAVLTLGGLLGVCVGTYGLLTAQGAVYGLPLLLAGLLAALAGLGLGGRRSVRTRYRPDRWGVRAWLVAGSGVAVAAAMIRAAGSEALHPGVVPLTAPLLPLLPAAAVLIGLLPAAVAPVPVSPSDPEETP; encoded by the coding sequence ATGACCCGTTCCACCGGCACGGCCCGGCTCCACCGTGCGCTGCGCGCGCCCGCGGCCACCCGCGCCAACGCGCTGCCCGCCGGGGCCTGGTGGCTGTGGGCGCTCGGCCTCGCCACCGCCGCCTCCCGTACGACCAACCCGCTGCTGCTCGGGCTGCTGGTGGGCGTGGCCGGCTATGTGGTGGCGGCGCGCCGTACGGACGCGCCGTGGGCCCGTTCCTACGGGGCCTTCGTCAAGCTGGGGCTGTTCGTCGTCGGCGTGCGGCTGGTCTTCTCCGTCGTCCTCGGCTCCCCGCTCCCGGGGACGCACACCCTGTTCACGCTCCCCGAACTACCCTTGCCGCACTGGGCGCAGGGCATCCGGATCGGCGGCCGGGTCACCGCCGAGCAGGTGGTCTTCGCCCTGTACGACGGGGCGAAGCTGGCCACGCTGCTGATCTGCGTCGGTGCGGCCAACTCGCTGGCCAACCCGGCCAGGCTGCTGAAGTCGCTGCCGGGCGCGCTCTACGAGGCGGGGGTCGCCGTCGTCGTCGCGATGACGTTCGCCCCCAACATGGTCGCCGACGTGGTGCGGCTGCGGACGGCCCGCCGGCTGCGCGGCCGTCCGACCGGCGGCATCGGGGCCGTGCTCCAGATCGGTCTGCCCGTGATCGAAGGTGCGCTGGAGCGATCGGTCGCGGTGGCGGCGTCCATGGACGCCCGGGGATACGGGCGCACGGCCCCCGTCCCGCCCGCCGTCCGGCACACCACGGCCGTGCTGACGCTCGGCGGGCTGCTGGGAGTCTGCGTGGGGACGTACGGCCTGCTCACCGCACAGGGGGCGGTGTACGGGCTGCCCCTGCTGCTGGCCGGACTGCTCGCGGCCCTGGCCGGGCTGGGACTCGGCGGCCGCCGCTCGGTCCGCACCCGCTACCGCCCGGACCGGTGGGGCGTGCGCGCCTGGCTGGTCGCCGGTTCGGGGGTGGCCGTCGCGGCGGCGATGATCCGGGCGGCCGGCTCCGAGGCCCTGCACCCAGGTGTGGTGCCGCTGACCGCTCCCCTGCTGCCCCTCCTGCCCGCCGCCGCCGTGCTGATCGGTCTGCTGCCCGCCGCCGTGGCACCCGTGCCCGTCTCCCCTTCCGACCCCGAGGAAACCCCGTGA
- a CDS encoding SCO2322 family protein, translating to MRRPSGTAALLLVVAVALTVLGAGSAQAAGYRYWSFWEGDGGKSWTYATQGPSLVRPDDGAVQGFRFAVSQDSQDAAQPRRAPAFAAICADTPVKDGLKRIALVIDAGTAADAPDGERPPALRTACAQVAPEASTAEALAAVAKPLRYDSAAMLCAISGYPASGCGEQVSGGTGSRGSITASADPAGSPFAGTPPSAQGSDTSGGPSAGVLTGIGAVFLLGVAAVVRSRRRR from the coding sequence GTGAGGCGTCCCTCGGGCACGGCCGCGCTGCTCCTCGTCGTGGCCGTCGCCCTGACCGTGCTGGGCGCCGGCAGCGCGCAGGCGGCCGGCTACCGCTACTGGTCGTTCTGGGAGGGCGACGGCGGGAAGAGCTGGACGTACGCCACGCAGGGCCCGTCCCTGGTCCGGCCGGACGACGGGGCGGTGCAGGGCTTCCGGTTCGCCGTGAGCCAGGACTCCCAGGACGCCGCCCAGCCTCGGCGTGCGCCGGCCTTCGCAGCGATCTGTGCGGACACCCCGGTGAAGGACGGCCTCAAGCGGATAGCGCTGGTCATCGACGCGGGGACGGCGGCCGACGCCCCGGACGGGGAGCGGCCGCCCGCACTGCGCACGGCCTGCGCGCAGGTGGCGCCGGAGGCGAGTACGGCCGAGGCTCTCGCCGCGGTGGCGAAGCCGCTGCGGTACGACAGCGCGGCGATGCTCTGCGCGATATCGGGTTATCCCGCGTCGGGCTGCGGCGAGCAGGTCTCCGGCGGCACCGGGTCGCGCGGGTCCATCACCGCGTCCGCCGACCCCGCCGGCTCACCCTTCGCCGGGACTCCCCCCTCCGCACAGGGCTCCGACACGAGCGGCGGTCCGTCGGCCGGGGTGCTCACGGGCATCGGTGCGGTGTTCCTGCTCGGCGTCGCCGCAGTGGTGCGGTCCCGCCGGCGCCGATGA
- a CDS encoding prenyltransferase/squalene oxidase repeat-containing protein, with product MTVSRRAAALAITAVLCAGTAPAAVAVPSPSPSPSAALPPGLYGTGDPTYDGVWRQSLAFLAQKVELVTPAGKSVDWLAGQQCDSGAFPAYRDASEPCDAKTVADTNATAAAVQALVELGVHGETVANAVSWLKSVQNEDGGWGYNPGSPSDANSTGVVIGALARAGVPVAEITTKDGRTPYTALQAFALPCGGKDGGAFAYQPDKDGKLAANADATAAAVLGAMGKGMAAGNSNAVKAPTCTKGSGLTAEQSAQNGASYLANALAGSGHLELAPMPGAEDSSPQPDFGNTADAVVALAASGHKDKAAGAVAYLEKNAKAWAEAGGPAATAQLVLAAHATGADARHFGGVDLVKQLNATGPAPAATAAPSPTATANEPEDTTSDDGGLGVWWLVGIGLAFGAGIGFLLSGRRKNQQL from the coding sequence ATGACCGTAAGCCGCCGCGCGGCAGCGCTCGCGATCACCGCCGTGCTCTGTGCCGGGACCGCCCCCGCGGCGGTCGCCGTCCCCAGCCCGTCACCGTCCCCGTCGGCGGCCCTTCCGCCCGGTCTGTACGGCACCGGCGACCCCACCTACGACGGCGTGTGGCGCCAGTCGCTGGCCTTCCTCGCCCAGAAGGTCGAGCTCGTCACGCCCGCCGGGAAGTCGGTGGACTGGCTCGCGGGCCAGCAGTGCGACAGCGGAGCCTTCCCCGCCTACCGCGACGCCTCCGAGCCCTGCGACGCGAAGACGGTGGCCGACACGAACGCCACCGCCGCCGCCGTCCAGGCCCTGGTCGAGCTGGGAGTGCACGGCGAGACCGTCGCCAACGCGGTCAGCTGGCTGAAGTCCGTCCAGAACGAGGACGGCGGCTGGGGTTACAACCCGGGCAGCCCGAGCGACGCCAACTCCACCGGCGTCGTGATCGGCGCGCTGGCCCGCGCCGGTGTGCCGGTCGCCGAGATCACCACGAAGGACGGCAGGACCCCGTACACGGCGCTGCAGGCCTTCGCCCTGCCCTGTGGCGGGAAGGACGGCGGTGCCTTCGCGTACCAGCCGGACAAGGACGGCAAGCTCGCCGCCAACGCGGACGCCACCGCGGCGGCGGTGCTCGGCGCGATGGGCAAGGGCATGGCCGCGGGCAACTCCAACGCCGTGAAGGCCCCCACGTGCACGAAGGGCAGCGGCCTGACCGCCGAGCAGTCCGCGCAGAACGGTGCCTCCTACCTCGCCAACGCGCTCGCCGGTTCGGGCCACCTGGAACTGGCGCCGATGCCGGGCGCCGAGGACTCCTCGCCGCAGCCGGACTTCGGCAACACCGCCGACGCGGTCGTCGCGCTGGCGGCGTCGGGCCACAAGGACAAGGCGGCCGGGGCCGTCGCGTATCTGGAGAAGAACGCGAAGGCCTGGGCCGAGGCGGGCGGTCCCGCCGCCACCGCCCAGCTGGTGCTCGCCGCGCACGCGACCGGGGCCGACGCCCGTCACTTCGGCGGCGTCGACCTCGTGAAGCAGCTGAACGCGACGGGCCCCGCGCCCGCCGCCACCGCCGCGCCCTCGCCGACGGCGACGGCGAACGAGCCCGAGGACACCACCAGCGACGACGGAGGGCTGGGTGTCTGGTGGCTCGTCGGCATCGGTCTCGCCTTCGGCGCGGGCATCGGCTTCCTGCTCAGCGGGCGCCGGAAGAACCAGCAGCTGTGA